The following proteins are co-located in the Brevibacillus laterosporus DSM 25 genome:
- a CDS encoding TIGR02678 family protein: MGKDRLVLQECIEALFHYHWIHRDTQADLYFQILARKAEIADMVREYFGYRLLLRNEFIKLEKIPVSTKPFMGIGDFTTSLHYLFFCCFLAFLEDNGEDKQFTLHNACDAIRMYYPEEAVPFAWEERSHRRAFADVLQHCVELRLVYVVDRDIDGFRDDERYDVLFQTTPYFRHFAPLYFFDLSKIQNRSQLEEYIAKEIANGTTPRQRLLRRFFLESAVYDDELSAEEVKLLEEREELERLNEMISGPFEYWQLERYHRTTMLTHAENRYGDYYPKDDQISNAAVQYATLIWDKVNSQEVALDHNGRVLCSEYEAIKWFQEIKDLHSHGWTKSFTERPVTVIWREVMEYMSYFHMADALTDKQVVFYSAAGRVTGEYVSQSI, encoded by the coding sequence ATGGGTAAAGATCGGTTGGTGCTTCAGGAATGCATTGAAGCCCTGTTTCATTACCACTGGATTCATCGGGACACGCAGGCGGACCTGTATTTTCAGATTCTCGCTCGAAAAGCGGAAATTGCCGACATGGTGCGCGAATACTTCGGTTATCGTTTACTCCTGCGTAATGAGTTTATCAAACTAGAGAAAATTCCCGTCTCGACAAAGCCGTTTATGGGCATTGGCGACTTTACGACGTCGCTCCACTATTTGTTTTTTTGCTGCTTCCTTGCTTTCTTGGAAGACAACGGGGAAGACAAGCAGTTTACGCTGCATAACGCTTGTGATGCCATCCGTATGTATTATCCTGAAGAAGCCGTTCCTTTCGCCTGGGAGGAACGTTCGCACCGTAGGGCCTTTGCAGATGTTCTGCAGCATTGCGTGGAATTGAGGCTCGTCTATGTCGTGGACCGTGACATCGACGGGTTTCGAGACGATGAAAGGTATGATGTTTTGTTTCAGACCACGCCTTATTTTCGTCACTTCGCACCGCTTTACTTCTTTGATCTCAGCAAAATCCAAAATCGTAGTCAGTTGGAAGAGTACATTGCGAAAGAGATTGCCAATGGCACAACCCCGAGACAACGGCTCCTGCGCAGATTCTTTTTAGAATCGGCCGTATATGATGACGAACTGTCAGCAGAGGAAGTCAAGCTTCTGGAAGAGAGGGAAGAGCTAGAGAGACTGAACGAAATGATTTCAGGACCGTTTGAATATTGGCAACTCGAACGGTACCATCGCACGACGATGCTCACCCATGCAGAAAACCGTTACGGTGACTATTATCCCAAAGATGATCAGATTTCAAATGCAGCCGTGCAATATGCAACCCTCATTTGGGATAAGGTAAACAGCCAAGAAGTAGCTCTTGACCATAACGGCCGTGTTCTATGTTCGGAATATGAGGCGATCAAATGGTTTCAAGAGATCAAAGATCTGCATAGCCATGGGTGGACCAAATCGTTTACGGAACGGCCTGTCACCGTCATTTGGAGAGAAGTTATGGAGTATATGTCTTACTTTCATATGGCGGATGCGCTTACGGACAAGCAGGTTGTATTTTATTCCGCTGCGGGCCGCGTTACAGGGGAATACGTATCTCAATCTATATAA
- a CDS encoding TIGR02679 domain-containing protein produces MQDNRQLVEIFRRSGGFGRLFDLYRKKFESYGAFGTVQMRPTGEEEKALRGFLGVRYKGPRFPAAAFEKAAIEAGYSASLLELLELYYGCQLSTKREQKDLRLSAWTNLFVRVERDFITQFNISNTDLENFIQKTFNWFQRLKEGEAKGYRVLRTVFDRETNAYSELLTCLSALWHLLMRKDEMLKERGISTGKIRLPMFAAYVTEDSHAFDKTNALGRLLWSALNDINSQSLKLSGNVDNDTTVMPEYLFERQIYRNFDVLDDDLSSISHVFVPHLIKGTSPRTLNLREIEEMKQYPKYSSLYIIENPSVISYLVDETIHFLNLNKFSLEQLPSDFPVLLCTIGQARTASKVFIEKCLEANPSCVIYYSGDLDVPGIQMLNNMKEQFSAEFYAWRMETSIYRNYVAPKSKPLSDADLKILQGLEGGLAKEMIQIKAKVYQESFGKELRSNWIKEVSSVISKNQVDK; encoded by the coding sequence ATGCAGGATAACAGGCAACTTGTGGAGATTTTTCGGCGCAGCGGCGGCTTTGGCCGCCTTTTCGACTTGTATCGTAAGAAGTTTGAAAGTTATGGGGCATTCGGCACGGTGCAAATGCGGCCCACCGGAGAAGAGGAAAAAGCTCTACGCGGTTTTCTTGGCGTTCGCTACAAGGGACCTCGTTTCCCAGCCGCCGCCTTTGAAAAAGCGGCCATAGAAGCAGGATACTCGGCTTCACTGCTTGAATTGTTGGAGTTATACTACGGCTGTCAACTTTCCACCAAACGCGAACAAAAAGACTTAAGACTATCGGCTTGGACGAATCTTTTTGTTCGAGTAGAACGAGATTTTATTACCCAATTCAATATCTCAAATACTGATCTTGAAAATTTTATTCAAAAGACATTTAACTGGTTTCAAAGATTGAAGGAAGGAGAAGCCAAAGGTTATAGGGTTTTGAGAACGGTTTTTGACAGAGAAACGAATGCCTATTCAGAATTGTTAACATGTTTGAGTGCCTTATGGCATTTGCTCATGAGAAAAGACGAGATGCTTAAAGAACGTGGAATCTCTACTGGCAAAATTAGATTACCTATGTTCGCTGCTTATGTTACTGAGGATTCACATGCCTTCGATAAAACAAATGCATTAGGAAGATTATTATGGAGTGCCCTTAATGATATAAATAGCCAAAGCCTAAAACTAAGCGGAAATGTTGATAACGATACGACAGTCATGCCAGAGTATTTGTTTGAACGTCAAATTTATAGGAATTTCGACGTTCTGGACGATGATCTTAGTTCGATTTCACATGTTTTTGTACCCCATCTAATTAAAGGCACATCTCCTCGTACGTTAAATTTACGGGAAATCGAAGAGATGAAGCAATATCCAAAATATTCGTCATTGTATATTATCGAAAATCCGTCTGTCATTTCTTATCTAGTTGATGAAACCATTCATTTTCTTAATTTAAACAAATTTTCATTAGAGCAACTTCCATCAGATTTTCCAGTTCTACTTTGTACTATCGGACAGGCAAGAACTGCTTCTAAAGTATTTATAGAAAAATGTCTTGAAGCAAACCCAAGTTGCGTTATTTACTATTCTGGGGACCTTGATGTTCCAGGCATTCAGATGTTAAACAATATGAAGGAGCAGTTCTCAGCAGAATTTTACGCTTGGCGTATGGAAACTTCTATATATCGTAATTATGTTGCACCCAAAAGCAAACCTTTATCTGATGCAGACTTAAAAATCCTTCAAGGATTAGAAGGCGGCTTAGCAAAAGAGATGATACAGATTAAAGCAAAAGTTTACCAGGAATCATTTGGGAAAGAACTGAGAAGTAATTGGATTAAAGAAGTATCTTCTGTGATTTCTAAAAATCAAGTAGATAAATGA
- a CDS encoding transposase, with the protein MLEVLAAEPNAEGVMFDASIIRVHQHGAGVKGGNNSKPKEDRGEA; encoded by the coding sequence ATGCTCGAAGTGCTCGCCGCCGAACCTAATGCCGAAGGCGTCATGTTCGATGCCTCCATTATCCGTGTCCATCAACACGGCGCGGGGGTAAAAGGGGGCAACAATTCCAAGCCAAAGGAAGATCGCGGGGAGGCTTAA
- a CDS encoding TIGR02680 family protein: MSTFHLNRFGLINFWYHGDTVFEFSNGRLFVRGANGSGKSVSTTMAVPFLLDGDKRPSRLDPFGSQDRRMIDLLLGNKHVSKRDEGTGYLYIEYRKGNTFVTVGIGLNGKRRESDNTMRTWYFILRNKRIGYDIQLYEEKIVSGEAKKFPLTRGDLADRIGGDGEVTDSQQRYVEIVNQEIYRFKTTQEFKELIGVLLQLRSPKLSNAVKASEVSNVLSDALPELSQYELAPLSSALESMDSLQEKKTRFGRELGFLTMLADAYDTYNQLSLYEKARYLVSSEKRFNESMKRMKDYKTAEAAALVTKTNLERQWTEQSNIKETLQRKIVSLQDHPLFTLEEELGKVKDALQESENKLRDKAEAMEKNKGQQRQVEDRIKRSEEEEYKAAKSREDALSEMESLADEAYFLPHTALSQHFESSLESFSDAGFKNWQETLQGHHGKVQDIASQLRSLQSRLEHEDRMQRHVAVEEEREEGIEAEIRALEKEIAECAASVEHAVIEWAEGAQQLQVQPTEFLEAKEILQGVGDLLDDSSPAAVTDWLNVLYNKRLGALQEERANLTASIGLLQKQIEETETKVEELSAQTEIEPDLTASEVVEMERLRAQNIRAAYFYETVEFMENIEPSVKEAIEGAITRAGFLTALVVHESDRSMVAASMTVVQTGSYKEENLLTYMRSTPINGLSEADIRAVLQTISIVPHEEGYVLETGEFRSGMVGGLAPRYEDAYIGKSAREQIQARRLKELQKLCEELIHKKDNLESKRFSVEKQQSLLHMERDMFPSLEGLKDSLACHENKTRERVAQLSLLERLQNDLRVYRNETQVARNALHYVAQELELPLTHASYQQALGDIARYKEMLAELRVAHTAWLAEIKSLSDLTAEKERLVDYYEFLTDEKTDLERSIARNKSLEAMYLERIEDLGDTDVKQEIEEARKAAQAADQLLEDYRKQITEAEINIRTLAENHEKEQPQMEERLRLLNAWTKLYQEELSLGFVCPPQSASQVVKALEETCKALSSDVVLSALKDAEGHAQRELADYNLKQSRRTIQLEIQAKDKEAPSWQILEQHCSRQFLVFLPQHVESTPREVHRDVDDQLKLISQHIQEEEQKLFEKVLIDVVGTAIHEKVRAAKRWEQDANVMLQRVTGTIQMRLEWVPLTSKEEDQISTTELLSYLSKESIYLTPSQKEKVRLHFMSKINEARKKCKDDASFSMFEEMKNALDYRRWFRFDMFITRKGIPEERFTNKVFGELSGGEKAMSIYSPLFAAIAAKYSYAAPDAPRIISLDEAFAGIDSENIAQMFQLVHDFEFDYIMNSQVLWGCYETVDELSIAQILRSVDSPVLAVARYYWDGKEKHHLSLEQSIEEHSRNAG, translated from the coding sequence ATGAGCACGTTTCATTTGAATCGCTTCGGTCTAATAAATTTCTGGTATCACGGTGATACGGTTTTTGAGTTTAGCAATGGGCGCCTTTTTGTCCGCGGTGCCAACGGCTCTGGTAAATCGGTATCCACTACCATGGCAGTGCCATTTTTGCTCGACGGCGATAAGCGACCGTCGCGCCTTGACCCATTCGGCTCGCAAGATCGGCGGATGATCGATCTTTTGCTCGGCAATAAGCATGTATCAAAGCGCGACGAAGGCACAGGATATCTCTACATAGAGTACCGTAAAGGAAACACCTTTGTAACCGTTGGCATCGGCTTGAATGGAAAACGGCGGGAAAGCGACAACACCATGCGCACGTGGTATTTCATTCTCCGCAACAAGCGCATTGGGTATGACATTCAGTTGTATGAAGAAAAGATTGTAAGCGGGGAAGCCAAAAAGTTTCCTCTTACCAGGGGGGACTTGGCAGACCGCATTGGCGGGGACGGAGAAGTTACCGATAGCCAGCAGCGTTACGTGGAGATCGTGAATCAAGAAATCTATCGGTTTAAAACCACGCAGGAATTCAAAGAACTGATCGGCGTGCTGCTCCAGCTCCGAAGTCCGAAGCTCTCCAATGCTGTGAAAGCGAGCGAGGTGTCCAACGTTCTCTCCGATGCTCTTCCAGAATTGTCGCAATATGAATTGGCCCCGCTCTCCTCGGCGTTGGAGAGCATGGATAGCCTGCAAGAAAAGAAGACTCGTTTTGGCCGGGAACTCGGTTTCCTTACGATGTTGGCGGACGCGTACGATACATACAACCAGCTCTCTCTATATGAAAAGGCGAGATATCTCGTATCCAGCGAGAAGCGGTTTAATGAATCTATGAAGCGCATGAAGGATTATAAAACCGCCGAAGCTGCGGCATTGGTAACCAAAACAAATCTAGAGCGGCAATGGACGGAACAATCCAATATCAAAGAGACCCTCCAGAGAAAAATCGTCTCCCTGCAAGATCACCCCCTCTTTACACTGGAGGAAGAGTTAGGTAAGGTAAAGGATGCCCTGCAGGAATCAGAGAACAAACTGCGAGATAAGGCCGAAGCCATGGAGAAGAATAAAGGACAACAACGCCAGGTGGAGGATCGAATCAAGCGAAGTGAAGAAGAGGAATACAAAGCTGCTAAAAGCCGCGAGGATGCGCTTTCGGAGATGGAGTCGCTAGCGGATGAGGCCTATTTCTTGCCCCACACCGCCTTGAGTCAGCACTTCGAATCCAGTCTCGAAAGTTTCTCAGACGCGGGATTTAAAAATTGGCAAGAAACCCTTCAGGGGCATCACGGCAAGGTGCAGGACATTGCGAGTCAACTTCGTTCCTTGCAATCTCGCCTCGAACACGAGGATCGGATGCAGCGACATGTGGCGGTCGAAGAAGAACGCGAAGAAGGAATCGAGGCAGAGATTCGTGCCTTGGAGAAAGAAATTGCCGAATGTGCCGCCTCGGTCGAACACGCCGTTATAGAATGGGCAGAAGGTGCACAACAATTACAGGTTCAGCCTACCGAGTTTCTCGAAGCAAAGGAAATACTGCAAGGGGTTGGCGACCTTCTGGATGACTCCTCCCCTGCGGCGGTTACGGATTGGTTAAACGTTTTGTACAACAAGCGCCTCGGCGCACTTCAAGAAGAGCGAGCAAACCTTACGGCCTCCATTGGTCTTCTACAAAAGCAAATTGAGGAAACGGAAACAAAGGTGGAAGAGCTGTCTGCGCAAACGGAGATAGAGCCCGATCTTACCGCTTCTGAGGTGGTGGAAATGGAGCGTTTGCGCGCACAGAACATCCGCGCCGCTTATTTTTATGAAACAGTTGAATTTATGGAAAACATAGAGCCGTCCGTGAAAGAAGCCATCGAAGGCGCTATTACACGCGCGGGCTTTCTAACGGCCCTTGTGGTGCATGAAAGCGATCGTTCGATGGTTGCCGCTTCCATGACCGTAGTACAAACAGGCTCTTATAAAGAAGAAAATCTGCTGACTTACATGCGCTCGACACCGATAAACGGGCTCTCCGAGGCTGACATCCGCGCCGTGCTGCAAACTATATCCATTGTTCCCCATGAGGAAGGATATGTGCTTGAAACGGGTGAATTCCGCAGCGGCATGGTCGGGGGGCTGGCGCCTCGATACGAGGATGCGTACATCGGAAAATCCGCGCGGGAACAAATTCAGGCACGCAGGTTGAAAGAACTGCAAAAGTTATGTGAAGAACTCATTCACAAAAAAGACAATCTGGAATCTAAACGCTTTTCCGTGGAAAAGCAGCAGAGCCTGCTTCATATGGAGCGGGATATGTTCCCGTCTCTCGAGGGGCTAAAGGATTCCCTTGCCTGCCATGAAAACAAGACTCGGGAGCGTGTCGCCCAGCTCTCCTTATTGGAACGGCTCCAAAACGATCTGCGTGTGTATCGCAACGAGACCCAAGTCGCGCGCAATGCGCTCCATTATGTAGCGCAGGAACTGGAGCTCCCGCTTACGCACGCCAGCTATCAACAAGCGCTCGGCGATATTGCACGCTACAAAGAAATGCTCGCTGAGCTTCGCGTGGCCCACACCGCGTGGCTTGCTGAGATTAAATCGCTATCTGACCTTACAGCAGAGAAAGAACGTTTGGTTGATTATTATGAATTCCTTACCGATGAGAAAACGGATCTTGAGCGGAGCATTGCCAGGAACAAATCGCTGGAGGCGATGTATCTCGAGCGGATTGAGGATCTCGGTGATACAGACGTGAAACAGGAGATCGAGGAAGCAAGAAAGGCGGCCCAGGCGGCAGATCAGCTATTGGAAGATTATAGAAAACAAATTACTGAAGCAGAAATTAACATCCGTACACTTGCTGAGAATCATGAGAAAGAACAGCCGCAAATGGAAGAGCGGCTGAGGCTTTTGAATGCGTGGACGAAATTGTATCAAGAGGAGCTGTCTCTCGGTTTTGTATGTCCTCCGCAGAGTGCTTCCCAGGTAGTGAAGGCGCTGGAGGAAACGTGCAAGGCACTTTCGTCGGATGTGGTGCTTTCGGCGCTAAAAGATGCAGAAGGCCACGCGCAGCGCGAACTTGCGGATTACAATCTAAAGCAGTCGCGTCGCACGATCCAGCTTGAGATTCAGGCAAAAGACAAGGAAGCCCCGTCCTGGCAGATCCTTGAACAGCACTGCTCGCGGCAATTCCTGGTCTTTTTGCCCCAGCATGTGGAGAGCACGCCGCGTGAAGTACACCGTGATGTGGATGATCAATTAAAGCTCATCTCACAACATATTCAGGAAGAGGAGCAGAAGTTGTTTGAAAAGGTGCTCATTGATGTCGTCGGTACTGCGATCCATGAGAAAGTGCGGGCCGCGAAGCGTTGGGAACAAGACGCGAACGTGATGCTGCAGCGTGTGACGGGCACCATCCAGATGCGGCTCGAATGGGTTCCTCTCACAAGCAAAGAAGAAGACCAAATTTCGACAACGGAGTTGCTGTCGTACTTGTCTAAAGAGTCCATCTATTTGACGCCGTCGCAAAAGGAAAAAGTACGCCTGCACTTCATGTCCAAAATCAATGAAGCACGCAAAAAGTGCAAGGACGACGCGAGTTTCTCCATGTTTGAAGAAATGAAGAATGCGCTGGATTATCGTAGATGGTTCCGTTTTGACATGTTCATCACGCGCAAGGGTATTCCAGAGGAGCGCTTTACGAACAAGGTGTTCGGGGAGCTCAGCGGCGGGGAAAAGGCCATGAGCATCTACTCGCCTTTGTTTGCGGCGATAGCGGCCAAATATTCGTACGCCGCGCCTGATGCGCCACGTATCATTTCATTGGATGAAGCGTTTGCGGGCATCGACAGCGAAAATATTGCGCAGATGTTCCAGCTCGTACACGATTTTGAGTTCGATTATATTATGAACTCCCAGGTGCTGTGGGGCTGTTACGAAACGGTAGATGAACTCTCCATTGCTCAAATTCTTCGCTCTGTGGATTCCCCTGTGCTCGCTGTTGCACGTTACTATTGGGACGGCAAAGAAAAACATCATCTATCGCTAGAGCAAAGTATCGAGGAGCATTCCCGCAATGCAGGATAA
- a CDS encoding TIGR02677 family protein → MSLLLNSVKEATYLVVPKAERYRPICYVFYQKYRQEYNSYMFLDDVYQELVTSEQFGSHFKDYSEKELEEDLKALVKWNNLIVHQDESHAQRIEDFYKRKNYYEVTQYTISLERTLEEMQHNLQAIRGGSFERVLADHILEDLTKLRRWRPSDNGTLGDIRNIWRDLMSRFEALRNGTADFLSHVNSEPYERLIRTESFLPYKEKFVCLLSDFVVGIMEKKDLIEERLGFIDESEIGHIISAIVSYEAEQQIDDKFEVELASERRRAEWLGFKGWFVEINGRKASSRFLIEQTRGTIQKIVRIADQISDKFNYFKSRKNDYLELARIFANTSDLRDCHVIAGAMFGVSTTKHFLVPRKSEDDNTKHVWECVPFEQPLNKKTPGNRNGRTKLPVYEDPLAQMSLVQEHLEKTRMVQEQFNSLIKDGKITLDEIGVVYPEVRDLLLELLGQAMITKGLKSRTEDGRRFYLRLRSSKRIRLRSTDGTLTMNDYEFVFMEEQHG, encoded by the coding sequence ATGAGCCTTCTATTAAATTCCGTAAAAGAGGCGACATATCTTGTTGTTCCTAAAGCAGAAAGATACCGTCCAATCTGCTACGTTTTCTATCAGAAGTACCGTCAGGAATACAACTCTTATATGTTCCTGGATGATGTGTATCAAGAATTAGTAACGTCAGAGCAGTTTGGCTCTCACTTTAAGGATTACTCCGAGAAAGAATTGGAAGAAGACCTCAAGGCGCTCGTGAAATGGAACAACCTGATCGTCCATCAAGACGAATCCCATGCACAACGCATCGAGGATTTTTATAAACGCAAGAATTATTATGAGGTCACGCAATATACCATTTCACTCGAACGTACGCTTGAGGAGATGCAGCATAATCTGCAGGCGATCCGCGGTGGATCGTTCGAGCGCGTTTTGGCGGACCATATTTTAGAGGACCTGACCAAACTTCGCAGGTGGAGACCTTCGGACAATGGGACGTTGGGCGATATCCGCAACATCTGGCGGGACCTCATGTCCCGATTTGAAGCCCTTCGCAACGGTACCGCCGACTTTTTGTCACACGTAAACAGCGAACCATATGAACGCCTGATCCGCACGGAGTCATTTTTGCCGTACAAAGAAAAATTTGTATGTCTGTTAAGCGACTTCGTGGTCGGCATTATGGAGAAGAAAGATTTGATCGAGGAGCGCCTCGGGTTCATCGATGAAAGTGAGATCGGGCACATTATTTCCGCGATTGTTTCTTACGAAGCGGAGCAGCAGATTGATGATAAGTTTGAGGTGGAGCTTGCCTCCGAGCGAAGAAGGGCAGAATGGCTCGGTTTTAAAGGGTGGTTCGTGGAGATCAATGGCCGCAAAGCGAGTTCCCGATTTCTCATCGAGCAAACCCGCGGCACCATCCAAAAAATTGTACGGATTGCAGATCAGATCAGCGATAAATTCAACTACTTTAAAAGCCGCAAGAATGACTATTTGGAGCTGGCCCGTATTTTTGCGAACACTTCGGACTTGCGGGACTGTCATGTTATTGCTGGCGCGATGTTTGGCGTTTCCACCACAAAACATTTCTTAGTCCCACGTAAATCTGAGGATGATAACACTAAGCACGTGTGGGAATGTGTTCCATTCGAACAGCCGCTCAACAAAAAGACGCCTGGGAACCGCAACGGACGCACCAAACTGCCTGTATACGAAGATCCCTTAGCACAGATGTCTCTGGTTCAGGAACATCTGGAGAAAACGCGGATGGTGCAAGAGCAATTCAACAGCCTGATCAAGGACGGAAAAATTACGCTGGATGAGATCGGTGTCGTGTATCCCGAAGTGCGAGATCTGCTACTTGAGTTGTTGGGACAAGCCATGATTACAAAAGGCTTAAAAAGCCGAACGGAAGACGGGCGCCGATTTTATCTTAGGTTACGTTCCAGCAAGCGTATTCGCCTGCGTTCCACTGATGGTACACTGACGATGAATGATTACGAATTCGTGTTTATGGAGGAACAGCATGGGTAA